GCCTTCGGACAGCTGCGCGATAAAACAGGCCCTTTTGTTTTCATGGACACCTACATATTCGTTGAAACCCCGGATGGCACCGAACTGGTGAATGCTGCCTTCCCCAGCCTTGAAGGGAGGAACATCATTGACTTGAAAGATCTGAAGGGAAAAGCGTTTGTTCAGGAATACACCGCCGCTGCCATGAAAGAAGGCAGCGCCTGGGTAGACTATTACTGGTACAAGCCGGGACAGAATATGCCTGCGCGCAAGAAGACCTTCGTCCGGAAGGTGCAGTCGGGTGAGGATATTTATATCGTCGGATCGGGTTTTTATCAGGAAGAGTAGGCCGCATCGGCGATTTATGGAAAAATATGATCATCACGATGCGTCCGGACCGATGATATGCTGCTGGAAACCAGGATTCCGATAAGTTATTTATTCAACAAGACTAAATATGACTTGTTAGTGGTCTGGTCATATCTGATTTGTTTCACACGTTAAAATTTTTTTTCGTCAGGCATTTGCCAGTCATCCCGTTGTCTCTGGTTACGATCCTGGGTACGAGCATCGCCTTACTGCCGGCTTTCAAACTCAACCAGTCATATGACTGTTGGTGGGAGGCGCGCAAAGTCTGGGCCAGTCATTGAGAAAGCAGGTCCCATGACGCATCTGGCCGGTTTTACGATTCAATACAAATTAGAGAATAGTTGTGACTGCAAAACTTTCCGATATCATAGACGCCATTGAATTTATTAGCGCTGATCCGGCTTTCGAAAGCGAGGCGTTTTTATCGCTGAACAGTGGAGAAATATTTCTCCGTTCCCCTGATTATGAGGAAGAGCTGCCGAACTGTCCGGGCGATGTTGATGATTCGGATAAATATCTCCCGCTCCCGCACAAACATGACTTGGACCTTGGCGTGAGGCTGGTCCATGCATTCGTTGATGAATACCGTCCGTCTGCAAGTAACGACGTATATGCCATGTTCAGAAGGTCCGGCGCCTATGCAAGGTTTAAGGATTGGGCCGAGCGGGAAGGACTGCTGGACGAATGGCATCAGTATGAAGATGAAACGAAAACGGCAGCCGTTCGGGAATGGTGCAGCGAAAACGACATTGAATTTTCTGAATAATGGCAAGAAGGCGGGCGCAAGCATAGGAAAGGCTTGAGTTCAGTCGCTGCCGAAAACGCATTAACGGCAGGGATGGCGAGTAGCATAGATGGCCTTCGGCTTGGGCCGAAGGCCTTGGTGCGTGATTTATTCGCAGTTGATTACGGCATCAGCATCCCTGGCCGGGCCAGCCATGCAGGAATCTGTGCCGGTGCCGCCGTCCAGTCTGTCGGAACCGGGACCGCCGCCAAGTGTATCATCGCCCTGGCCGCCCGATAAGGTGTCGTTTCCTGGCCCTGCGCCAAGGACATCATCGCCGCGGTCGCCGGACAATGTGTCGTCGCCCGGATGCGCGTGCAGCGCGTCATCGCCGTTGCCGCCGATCAGCACGTCCTGGTCGCCGGCTCTTTTGCTGCCCGATAGATAGTCATCGCCGTTGCCGCCCAATAAAACATTATTGCCGTTGCCGCCGTCGAGCATGTCGTCGCCGTTGCCGCCGCAGACGGCATCATCGCCGTCGCCGGCATAGACTTCATCGTTGCCGTTGCCGGCATAGATCACATCGTCGCCGCTCGTGCCAATGATGTAATCGCTCTCACCGGTGCCGACGCAGGTGGCCGGGACGCCGTTGCACATAGGGATGTTTCCGGCAGGTGCGGCGGATGGATCGGCGCAATTGATATCGGCGGCCCATGCTGCGGACTGGGCCGTCATCATTAAAGTCAGTGCGCAACCGGTTATTAGTTTAGTTTTCATTCAATACCTTATAAATGGAGTCAATACTGCCAAACCGTCGTTTGGATACCGGCGATAGTGCAGAATCTGTGCCATTTTTTAAGTAATTGAAATTATTATTAATTAATATTTTGTAATATGCGGCTGCGGCATTTGCCCTGGTGAAGCGGGGCAAATAACACAGTTTTATAAAAAATACTGTTGAATTAAGTGGATAGCAACCGATGCCGAACCTAACAGGTTGCGGTATTGGTCTTATGGCTATATCAGAAAATCGTCCAGCAGTCGGCTGTTAAGCGGATTTTGCGCGGCAATCGCCTTGTCTTCATCGGTGCTGTAGCCCCATAAGGCGAAGATGAGTTTGACGCTGGCCAGTTCCTCGTTTTTCAGCACATTCAGCAAGGTCGGCAGTCTGTCTTCGACAAAATGAATCAGGCGATCCGGATGTTTTTTCAGCAATCCCTTTAACACTTCCTGCTTGCTCATATTGCGGTCCAGGCCAAAAATATGCGCGTCGGGCAGATCAATCTGGTTGGCTTTCAGTATCTGTTTGACGAAGCGTTCCTGCTTGGTTGTGATGATATACCAGATGCCCTGCCGGTCCAGTCGCCGCAATTTATCACCGATGCCGGAGAATAACGGATTCATGTCTACCCATTCGGCCAGCGCCGAGTCTATCCAGGCGTCGCGTGTTTCACCGAACAGTTTTTTAAGGTCATTGACAGTCACTTGCGCATCCTGCATCAGCGCCTGGGTTTTGGCGGCATAATCGTTGTAGATTGCATCCGTCGTTTCGCCCAGATGCAAAAGGCGCATGGCCAGTATCGCTTCGTAGCCGGTTTCGATGATCGGCCGCACCAGACGAAACTGGTCGATCAATGATTGCGATGGTACAGGGCCGGACATGTCGTTCCAGATCTGGCCGGCGCATTTCCAGCCTGTTATCGCGGTTTCGACCGCGCTGTCACAGATCACGCCGTCAAAATCAAGCGCATAGATGATGGAGTTGTTCATAAGATTATTGTGGGTGCGATGATGAGCAAGGCAGTGCTTTACCCATCCGGGTTCTTGATGATGTAATTTTATCTGAAATTGACTGCCGAGGCATATAGTACAGCCGATGGCTCAACGATAATCCGCATATAAGCGCCTGATCCAGGCCGTCTTCCCGGAATAGCTCTCACTGATTTTCTCCAGCGGCTCGGGGAACTGTTTCGGCCAGTCAATGCCGTATTTTTCCGCTTTGCACAGGGGCGCCAGCAATGAAGCGACAGCCAGATCCGCACGCGTGAAACGGTCGCCGACCAGAAATTCCCGGTTCTGCAGGTGCGCATCGAGTTTGTCGATAGCCCGACCGAGCTGTTCAAGCGCTGTCTGCGAAGTTCTTTGATCGAGTTTCATCCGGCTGCGCATGGCGCTGCTCAGTTTCGGGTATATAAAGGGCATGACAAAGCGCCCATACCAGGGGCCGCCAGCGGTAAATATCGGTATCAGCATGTCTGGATGGTCCAGCAGGACATGATAGCAAACCGCCCTGACCATAATGCCTATCTGTTCATCGGCAAATTTTTCCCATTCCATGGCTTCCTGCCTTAATGCCTGATTGTCAGGCGTCAGCGGCGATTCAGGAAAATGTGTATCCAGATAATCGATAATGTCGCTGGAATTTTTGATTATCTTGCCGTCATGGACCAGAACAGGGAGTGACGATGAACCGCTCAGTTTCGTAACCTTGGCCATGTGCAGGCCGGGCAGGAGATTGACGGTCCGGTAGTCCAGTCTCTTGTAGTCAAGCGCCCAGCGCACCTTTTCGCAGTAATGGGAAATAGGGAATTGATAGAGGGTCAGCATGGTGATTTTTTCCTGAAAATACTGTATTGCTTCCAAATTCAAGTCTGCATCTGATGGGCAGCCTTGGACTGAATGTCGCATTTAACGGCTAAGCTGCGTTGCAATATAAAGCAAATTCGTCAATTTATCATTAACGGTTTGTTTTTCGTAGGGCGTTTTGCATGTACCATTGGGTCAATAAGAAACAAAGGAGAGCAGGTGGTTGATTTTGAATGACGCAACACCGCAATGCGACCGCAATATTGCATTGACCGGCCACAGCACCAATCTGTTGGGTATTTCGACAGCTTTTCTGGCCAGTACCGATTTTAACGAACACCCTTGCGAATTGCACATACACGGCACCCGCGAAACCAATGCCGGCCTGTTCGATAAACTGGCGGATGCACAGACCGCGGCGCAGGCAGGAGCTCTGTTTCAGGATTACATGAGTCTGGTTTTCGGCTTTGAGGACGAGCAGCGGCTTAAGGTCGATGCACAAGGCCGGCGGCGGTTCCGCAGCAGTTATCTGAGCCTGCTGCAGGATTGGGGCTTCGATTCCAACAATGCGCAAAGCGCCGTATTGAAAGGCTGGGTGGAAAGCCGCTTCGGATTGTTGCCGACTTATCACAAGGCACCGATCAGCGGTTTTACGACCAAGGCCTGGATGGAGTACATCCAGGACAAAATGAACAGCCGTTATCACAACAACTGCATCTATCTGCAGCTCGACCTGCTTTACGAATTTTGCCAATGGGTCGCGATGCGTTTCAACACGCCGGCAGGCAGCCATTTGACGCTGTATCGGGGCGTCAACAAGCTTACAGACTGCGTGCAGGAAAAAAACGACGGCCACCGGATGATACTGCGCCTGAATAACATCGTTTCGTTTACCGATCGGTACAGCCGGGCCAGTGAATTCGGCGGCTATATTATTGAAGCGAAGGTGCCGAAAGTGAAATTGCTGTTTTTCAATGATCTGCTGCCCCGGCACACTTTGCGCGGGGAGTCCGAATACCTCGTGATAGGCGGCAGTTATCAGGTGCAAATAACTTACTAGGCCACTAGGAGTTTTCTATCGTTCCTCATGCTCCGCGTCAATGCCGTTAAGTTAAGCCGTTCGTGGTGAGCTTGTCGAACCATGAATGGCTTAACTTAACGGCAGTGATGCTCCGCGAGGGAACGCATCCTGCACCGCTCCAGCGGTGCGGAACGGGACGCCGGCGCATCCCGAGGCCATTTCCCACGCAGGGTGTGGGAACCCTAACAATGGGAATATACAAAATGAACTTGACGCTTAAAGATCGCGCTTTTGGCGCTTATATGGGCTTTGCCTGCGGCGACGCATTGGGCGCTACCGTGGAATTCATGACGCCCGAACAGATTCGCGCCGAATACGGCATGCACCGAGAAATTATCGGCGGCGGCTGGCTAAAATTAAGGCCCGGCCAGATTACCGACGACACCGAAATGTCGATCGCGCTGACTCAGGCCATGATTGACTGCGGCGGCTGGGATCTGACGCGCGTGGCCGATTCATTCGCGGCCTGGCTACGGTCACAGCCGATCGATATCGGCAACACCTGCCGCCGCGGCATCCGGCGCTACATTAAAACCGGAGCGCTGGCAGGCCCGTTTAACGAAGCCGAAGCCGGAAACGGCGCCTGCATGCGCAATTTACCGGTCGCAATTGCAACTTTGGGGAACGCACAGGCCTTCGAGCGGCAAACCCTGGAGCAATGCCATCTGACGCATAACCATCCGCTGTCCGATGCGGCCACATTGTGCCTGGGGCGGATGCTGCAAGCCTTGGTTGCCGGCGAAGGCATCGAACCCTGCCGGCAGCAGGCTGCGGCCTTGATAAAAGCGCACCCCGAATTCCAATTCGATCCTTATCCGGGCCGTGCCGGCGGATATATCGTCGAGACAGTGCAAACCGTGCTTTACCATTTTTTTCATACCGATTCTTTTGAAGCCTGTCTGACCGAAACGGTCAACCGGGGCGAAGACGCCGATACCACGGGGGCATTGGCCGGCATGCTGGCTGGTGCTCATTATGGCATCGATGCCATTCCCCGGCGTTGGCTGGATCGGCTGGAGCCGGCTGTCAGCGGGACCATAGAGCGGCAGACCGATGCCTTATTGAAGCTGAGTCGGCCTGGTATTTAACTGAATCGATTAGCCACGAACAACTGCAGAGGGTTGGTGCCTGTAGGCTGGGCGGGACATGTTGCCCCGCTCAAAACTTTCAGCATGGCTAAGCGGAACCTTTAGGCTCAGCTATTGCAGAATGTTAGGGACAGGGTTACAAACCCTGTCCCGCTTGGGATTAACCATGAACAACCGCAGAGGGTTGATTCCTTGCAAGCTCTTTCTCTCCAATTTCAGCAAGGTACGTTAAAATAGCGCCTTTTTTGAGCCTATTTAAAGAAAATGCCTACAGTTCTCTACGGGATTATTGCCTACATCCTGCTGCAATTACTGATCGGCGTGTATTTT
This is a stretch of genomic DNA from Methylobacter sp. YRD-M1. It encodes these proteins:
- a CDS encoding calcium-binding protein, which encodes MKTKLITGCALTLMMTAQSAAWAADINCADPSAAPAGNIPMCNGVPATCVGTGESDYIIGTSGDDVIYAGNGNDEVYAGDGDDAVCGGNGDDMLDGGNGNNVLLGGNGDDYLSGSKRAGDQDVLIGGNGDDALHAHPGDDTLSGDRGDDVLGAGPGNDTLSGGQGDDTLGGGPGSDRLDGGTGTDSCMAGPARDADAVINCE
- the draG gene encoding ADP-ribosyl-[dinitrogen reductase] hydrolase; the protein is MNLTLKDRAFGAYMGFACGDALGATVEFMTPEQIRAEYGMHREIIGGGWLKLRPGQITDDTEMSIALTQAMIDCGGWDLTRVADSFAAWLRSQPIDIGNTCRRGIRRYIKTGALAGPFNEAEAGNGACMRNLPVAIATLGNAQAFERQTLEQCHLTHNHPLSDAATLCLGRMLQALVAGEGIEPCRQQAAALIKAHPEFQFDPYPGRAGGYIVETVQTVLYHFFHTDSFEACLTETVNRGEDADTTGALAGMLAGAHYGIDAIPRRWLDRLEPAVSGTIERQTDALLKLSRPGI
- a CDS encoding UPF0158 family protein; amino-acid sequence: MTAKLSDIIDAIEFISADPAFESEAFLSLNSGEIFLRSPDYEEELPNCPGDVDDSDKYLPLPHKHDLDLGVRLVHAFVDEYRPSASNDVYAMFRRSGAYARFKDWAEREGLLDEWHQYEDETKTAAVREWCSENDIEFSE
- a CDS encoding glutathione S-transferase family protein — its product is MEAIQYFQEKITMLTLYQFPISHYCEKVRWALDYKRLDYRTVNLLPGLHMAKVTKLSGSSSLPVLVHDGKIIKNSSDIIDYLDTHFPESPLTPDNQALRQEAMEWEKFADEQIGIMVRAVCYHVLLDHPDMLIPIFTAGGPWYGRFVMPFIYPKLSSAMRSRMKLDQRTSQTALEQLGRAIDKLDAHLQNREFLVGDRFTRADLAVASLLAPLCKAEKYGIDWPKQFPEPLEKISESYSGKTAWIRRLYADYR
- a CDS encoding NAD(+)--dinitrogen-reductase ADP-D-ribosyltransferase, with translation MNDATPQCDRNIALTGHSTNLLGISTAFLASTDFNEHPCELHIHGTRETNAGLFDKLADAQTAAQAGALFQDYMSLVFGFEDEQRLKVDAQGRRRFRSSYLSLLQDWGFDSNNAQSAVLKGWVESRFGLLPTYHKAPISGFTTKAWMEYIQDKMNSRYHNNCIYLQLDLLYEFCQWVAMRFNTPAGSHLTLYRGVNKLTDCVQEKNDGHRMILRLNNIVSFTDRYSRASEFGGYIIEAKVPKVKLLFFNDLLPRHTLRGESEYLVIGGSYQVQITY
- a CDS encoding HAD family hydrolase, giving the protein MNNSIIYALDFDGVICDSAVETAITGWKCAGQIWNDMSGPVPSQSLIDQFRLVRPIIETGYEAILAMRLLHLGETTDAIYNDYAAKTQALMQDAQVTVNDLKKLFGETRDAWIDSALAEWVDMNPLFSGIGDKLRRLDRQGIWYIITTKQERFVKQILKANQIDLPDAHIFGLDRNMSKQEVLKGLLKKHPDRLIHFVEDRLPTLLNVLKNEELASVKLIFALWGYSTDEDKAIAAQNPLNSRLLDDFLI